The DNA window TTAGGCGACAAGTGGCAAGTAAACATGATTTAATTGCAAGTAAACATTTGCCTTTTCTCTTATGGAAACATTAATTTGCATACATGCGTTCCTCTGTACATACGCTTAGCCATTTTACGCCACAAAAGCTAGCTAAACAAACTGGCAAACAAAATAAGAGGTAGAGCAAACTTAACTTTTTAACCTAGGAGTGGGTGTCCTCAAAAGAGGATGTGAAACTTGAGATTGATAAATTATATTCGAACTTCTACATATAAATGGTacaatgtagaaataagtagaGATATGGTCGGGCGACTACTTTCCCTTCTTGCCCTTGCCCTTGCCCTGGCGCTTCCTCTTGCGCTGATCCTTCTTCCACTTGCGCCAGTACTTCTGGATCTTGGCCGCCGCCCGGTTCATCATGAAGATCACCAGCTTCTGCTGCTGGATGCggcgctcctcctcctcccgctTCACCACGATGTTCTTGTAGACACGCTCCTCCTGCTTGAACTGGACCATGAAGTCGTCCAGGATCTTCTTGGCCACCAGGAACTGGTCCTGCGCCACCAGATTCTCGCGCATCTTTTCACCCAGACTGGTGTCGTATTTTTTAAGCATGCTCTGCAGTTGCAGAAGCAGCTTATTTCTGGGGGAGGATTCCAATAATAGATTATATAATGGATATATTTAAGGACTGGTTAGCCTACTTTTCGCTGCGCAGTTCATGCTCTTCGGCCAGATTCTTCTTGGTCATCTTTTCGTAACTCTCCCGGGCATTAGTTAGCTCCTCCTCCAGTTCCTTTTGCCTGTCCATGCTGCCCTTGTGGTAGTTACGCATCGTGCGATTACATTTTTCgctataaaaatttatctttaTTAGGAATGTTACGTTTTAACTTTCCTCTTAGATAAAAACATCCAATATTCTATAGAAATTCTACGGAATAGATTATTATCATCATGTATCGAACATCAATTAAGATATAAGATATAGgatattacaaaatgtaataaaagtttaaaaatacaagAGATATTAACATTATAATAAGTTTATATTCCTGCACATGTTACCATTTCTAGGCAGTCCCCACATTTGAACCCACTTACATTTCGTTCTGAATGGCCACGTTGTTCTGCCACTTCTTGTTGGCCAGATCCTCCTCGACCTTCATCAGGTAGATGCCCTTGGCGGCCGTCTTCCACTTGCCAATGACCTTCTGGAAGGCCAGGCTCGCCTTCAGCTCCTTGATCTTCTTCTGGATGTCCACGTTCTGGTGGTAAATGGCATGTAGCTTCCGCTCCTTGGTGATCTCGCTCCGCGAAGACCGGTGCAGGTGCATGTGGGCGCTCTCCAGGAGAAAGTGAAAGGCGGCCAGCAGCTGGCGATCCCGCTCGTTGAGGTTGTGCTTCAGGTGCGGGAAGAATCGGTGGATGCTGTGGTTGACCAGGAAGAAATCCACAATTCGCATGGTGGTGTGATCGTGTGGCAGCTTGGATTTTCCAGTCTGCTTGCCCAGATGGTGGATCATGGCGTCGATGGGCTCTAGGACCTCCTCATAGCAGGTGCCCTTGAGGACGCTCTTTAGCTTCTCGGGATTCTCCAGCAGCTTCGGTATGATCATCGCTATCTTAATGCGCTCCTGGGACATCTTGAGCACGCGCTCCACTCCCTCCAGCCTAACCTGACGTTCTGCGGTTTTATCTAAAGGGAAAATGGATTAAGCCAGATAAAAAATCACTATTTTGCATATAACCAACCCATTTTGACTCGTAGCCCCTGAGCACTAGGTATATTGCTTGTATCTTACGCTCTGTTTAaatattctaatattttatggTAATTTTGATATTAGAATTACAacttatatttatactttcgGTTCTATAAATTCCCGATGGACATTTGTAGGTTTTTGTGTATGCTTGTGTCGAGGTCTTTTCGGTTTCTGAGCCgagtttgttattgttgttgggCATAAACAAACATGGCTTGCTGTGTTTACCCAGTTGCCTGGCTACAAAGTCGGTGCGGTTGGAATGCGAACCCTTTCGATCAAGGAGCAACTTATGTCAATCcaaaaagggggcgtggcgcgGGGGCGGCAGATTTGAATGGCACTTTCATGGCAATGCCTGGTGGAAACTTTTGCCAAGTGCAGCAGTTGACAATGAGAGGTGGGCGAGTGGGTGTGGTTGGGTGGCTAGGTGGGTGGCTTGTTGCTTGTGTGTGGCCATGTCGCATTATGTCAACTGACGTGGCATGAATgaaagctgcagcagcaaagcAAACGAGGGAAAAAGCGATGCAGAGGGGCCAGCTggggaaaaaagaaaaccatAAGAGCATGAAACGAACTTGTGAATGCTGAACAATGTGCGGTGGGGTGGGGGAGGTGCTGAAAAGTTCCTCGCTCAGGTGGAAAATCTACCTAATGAAACTGGAATGAAAGGGGGAGCAATCTCGAAACCTTTCGGTGCATCTGCCAAAAATCGCATTCACTGAGTACAGTGGTGTTCCCAAAATACTTTCAAAAGTACAATAAAGTGGTAACAGTTTTCAAGTGCATAAGATTTGCTTATGTGCTGGGAAAATGTAtaccaaataattaaaaccaaataattaAACCCAAATAACttaaacagtttttaattaattgttaaaacaaactatttttattatatatttaacattaaaaaggtatttccatttcaaaaaagtaaaagtctGTACTATTTTGCTTCATTTCTAGAGTATTTAGATTGTATTAAAATTCCTTTGAAACCTATTTAACACgattccatttccattccatttccattccgtTCCCATATCGTTCCCCTTTTTGCTCGTCCCAGGACGAAACGCAACAAGTAAGAAGAAGCACTTACGGCGAGGCCAAAAACTTTTCCAGGCACCGTCcaaagcaaaaacaacaagcgCAACAACAAGGACGGCCGCTACAAGAACAACAAGGAAAAGGCAGTGATGACAAAAATGAATGGCGAACATTTGCTGAAAACGTCGCAAAGTCCTCTTTTTCCCCTAACCTCCCCCCGCCCCTCTCGTTTTTCCAACGAAAAGAATGTGCTCGCTTGTCTGCGTAAAATGCTGCAATGCGAACCagcaggaaaaaaaggaaagccaaggaaaagaagggaaaataaaattgagcaagaaataatatttgttgttGGCTTTGCGTTTTGGCTGGTAAGAAATGCGATGAGCGATAGATAAACGAACCAAGGGCCAAAAAGGGAGATGATGGGTGAGGAAAAGCTAAAAGAAATGACGCATAAACAGGCGGTGAGAAAAGCGCGAGAGAAAGAGCGCCTGAAAGCATGCAGCAGAATGTGTAAAGACAAAGAGAGCGCGAGagcagcggaaacggaagtgagCGGGAGAGCGCCCCAGAGTATGCAGCAAATCAAGCTAAGTCTGCAGAGAGATGTGAGAAGAGAGTCCTGCTGCTGAGACGCATACGTAACAAATGGCCATGCAAAGCTAACAGGCAGAAAAAACGCTAACGGCACTGCAAAGAAGAAGCAGAACGAAGGGAAAGGTCCAAATggcgctctctctctctctctctcttcctCTCTCTGGTGGCCCACATTCGCTCAGCTGAGCGCGGCTTTACCGTTAACCGATTACAGCCGTACCGCTTACCACTTACCGTTTCGGGCCGTCTGGCCCTGGCTCATTATGTCCCGTTGCCTTGGCAGTAttgttgtatatttttataggcgTCCTCACTCGACTGTTTCCTTTTTGAGTTCCATTTCTATCCCCGCTACATCTACATTTCACAGAAATGTGGGCCCGTTATGCTCGGCCTGGCCGCATTGCAGctataaatttgtttgtggTTCACATTTGCCTTGGAAGATTACTTTTGGCCACAGTCGCGCAGCCCCTAGAGAAGAGGGGTGGTGGGGGGAGGGACGGGAGAGAGAAGACAGAAGGAGAGGCCGTGGAACAATGGACTCAAGGAAAGGGAAACGAGAAACAAGAAACAAGAAACGACTAACTAACTGTGCTTAATGGTGGGTGGTGGTCCGAGGTGGGGGGTGGTGGGTGGGGGTGGAAACCCCATAAAGAACCTTTTTGAGAAAGTGTTATTATAATGCTCGGTCTGCCAACGGGAAGGTCAGGTTGTTGGGTCTTACCAGCACCAGCGGAAGCTAAAGATATGCCCCTGGGTCTTCCTTTGAGCTGGCTGGAATGAGATTTTCGCGATAATATAGGGATTACGATGGAGAACTTCCGCTTTAAGGAAAAGAGATACAGCCTCGTTTCCGTTCCTTTAATTTGGGGAAGGGATTGGGTTTTCTTGATAATAAAGTTCGGTATAGTtagtttaaagaaaaataagagcagcctttttaattaagtttaatGATTGCAGTGTTATTTAAACATTAGTAAGTTAGTAGTTTGAAGTTTTTAAGTATCTTAAAGATTGCTAAGATTTTAAAAGCTTCATttagtttatatatatgttattgaaattaaaaataatttcgatGAAGTAAGACTTTTGCGATAATATTGGGATTGGTTTGACTCAACAACTACAGATTCATAAAGTTTTTTAAGTCCTATATAACATATTCGAACTATTAAACAAGAACTTGACCATTTTCAATGGACACAAATTCCTTACTAAAGATATGCCCTCTTTAATTTAAGGATATGCTATGATTTTCATAATAACAAAGATAGGAAAAACAGGTTTTAAGGATAATTGGTTCATTAAATAAGACAAAACTTTTAATGATGCTTAGGCTTACAAGTTTAGATAAAGTTTAAACAAGTTCATACGATAAGAACAAAGTCTGAACATTTTCTTGGAACACAGAGAGCAGACACTTTACCTTTATCTCCGTTCTATGGAATTGCCCAACGAGCTCTCTTTCGAAGCGATTCATAGAAACTATACCATTTACACTCGTAAATTCCATTAAAGCATCCTTATGAGAGAGATTTTCCCGGTAAGAAATGGCCTAAGGCCGGGATATCCGGCCTGGAGAGCAGTTATAGTTTCCTCTTCCACAAACCGCTTGTTCTCGGAAGCCATTCAGTGGCCGGGCAGGATCCATTTGGCCGGGCACCTGCTTTTGTCACCTGAGCGAGGACCAAAGGAAATGCTCGCATTCGCAAATGAAGTGGCGCCCAGCCCGATTCCCGGCCCATTGAATTCTGGCCCGCCCACCTGGACAAGTTTCTGCTGAATTTTTCATGGCTTTCTGGGtatttttccctcttttttttgGATTGTTCCCTGCCTCGTTTCCGTTTGGCAGTTCCACTTTTGGACCCTAGTTTTCGGGTCTGTTCCGAGGCAGTCTGGCATGTATTTTTTGAGTTGGTAATGTTTGGCACTTTTTTTATGGGCCAACTTGCACTCAAGTTGCCCCGAGAACTTTTGGCTTTTGCTTCCGTTTGGTTTGACTTGCCAACCTTCCTCTGTAATTTGAATGTTCTGAACTGTGAAGCGAGCGACAGAACAAACTGTCGCAAAGGCCCTGGAAAGAGTTAACTTGGCTAATAAAGTGAATCCAGTCAGCCGACTTTGCcgctttaaatttttgttgctATTAGAAAAGTTTTCGTTGGCTCTGGCGCacatttttcccatttttgcttttgtgataatttaataaactatCAAAAGTTgggaaagatttaagtttCTCCACGCTTGGAGaacaaatgaaattgaaattcaagCTGCATAGCCGAATCAAGGATTCCGCAGGACCTTGGCAAGTTTCGGCAAGAATTTCGGGCCAACAGATTCATAAAACTTTAACTTTCGGCTTTCAGCTGTAGTTATTGGATTGTCTTAAAAAGATAGCAAAGAACAGATACAGAAAGTTATAtccataaataatattcaattaGAGTTGTTTTTTCACTAGGTATTTACTAATATTGCTCATTTTCGTCACGCACTTTTTCTGTATCTTTTTCTTCATCTAACCACTGCGGCTACTTAATTGTGATATAAGCAAGATACTTTATTTCATACGAACCCAGCACGTGCTGACTATCGTTTGGCTCGGATCAtcttcaaataatttatttcttatatattttctgttgGACCAAAGTCAACAATAAACGACAAAATGGCCGCACGTGCTCTAAGTTTGTTTGACTTCCTTCACTTCCTTTCTCCTCCCTGTTCATCTGTTAACTTTCCTGTTTAATTTAGGCCAAACAGCAAACGTCCTGGCCCAAATGATTGATGGCATTGCGTAGCCAGGGcaggaaaaaaagcaaaagaatCTACTTGTTAGCGGTAAACCAAGCCGTTTACTTTCCATTTGCCGGATTCCTCGCGAGGCCTGTGAAAATCTCTTCGGACCAAgttaataaattgtttgctGTATTTGTTGCATTTAGCGCCTACACAATTTGGCAAACTTTGTAATGAAGTCGCTGTGGCAGAAACCTTTATCAGGTTTCGCATCTTGTCTTAGGTACAGTAGATACCATTGAAGAAAAGTTATGATTTTCTAGAGTACCAAAAGTACAAAAGCAAATCTGGTTCTCTTATGAAGCCTAAAGTGttcttggtttggttttttgaGAGCACACAATTCTCAATTTCATTTGTTAAGAAGCATCAGTCTCCAAACTATCCCTAACTTCTGCTTCATTataacaaaaagtaaaagggATTAGAAATAATAGGGATTTCTCTCAGAAAAGCTTCCGGAAGCCTTAAAAAAGTACTTATACATAATTCTACTGTAtagtatatagtatatatagcTTTATTCTAAATCAaacttaaatgtttaaaaatattccaattgTTCTTTGGTTATTTAGCAAAAAACATGGTCCCAAGTCGATTGGATTTTTTTATATAGAAAGGTTTACTTCAAGGAGATTTGACTGTATGGAACTTGGTGTTTGCTCTCTGCCTTTCTTGCTTTGCTCTGCCTTTGTTCTGTATGCAAGGCACGCAAATTTGTTGCCAATAAGCGAccgaaaacaatttttataggGCTTGACTGGGAAGATGACTGGGTTAAGGGAGTCTGAGGAGCTGCCAGAGGGTTGTCTTTTATCCTATGCGTGCTGCGTGCTCTTCTGTTCCTGCGTTCCTTTTCTTTGCCCTGTTCTCCCCGGACTTCCTGCTTTTTGGATGGAGCCGGGGGTGAGATGGTGGCTCAGAGACCCCGGAGTTGCTTAGCTACATCGGCACCCGGGCCCAGAATGTAGGTCATGTTGGACTCTGCTTCAAGGGGCGGCCACTCGTAGGAGAGCGGCATTCATACATACCCATTGCCACCATCCAATACACTGCCAGAATTCATTATACATACACAGAATTTTTGGATGTTGGGCGGAGTAAGTCGGAAAAGCGACGACAGGGGGAACGAGCGGAAGGAAAAGCAACACTGTTTCCCATGAATACGTTAGCACGGACtgtgggtgggcgtggcaaaccaCCTCCCACGCCTTGGATATGTgctttattataataaaaatttcattagaAAATTGAATGTTGACGTGTCGCATGTGCCGCACTTCCTGCTGCCCCCACTCAGTGCTTTCACACATTATACTGCCGTAATGTATCTTTCGGAATTTATCTTATTTAAGAAGAATAGATAATATTTTAGAGTAGAGAATGAATAGATGGGAACTTAAAATTATGTATTTCCTTTTAATAATCCATAAATTTACATATTGACAGCAATGACAAAAAGTATTCTTcgttaaaaatagattttattgTTTGATTTTCAACAGATTTCATCTTGCTTTAAGATgactttattttgattttccaCAGAACATACAATACGCAAATCTTCACctcatttcttaaaatctgacatGTCTTAAGACTCGTAAAATCTGTTTCAACATATCTCTACCTAAGCccctaaatatttataaatctcataacattttttacaagCCTTCCCATTTCTAATGAGTTGGAAAAGTAACTCTTTCGAAGGCAGGCTAATCATCCTCCGCCACAAACTTTTCCACTCAACTGTCTGGTCAGGGccacgttgcgtatacgcgaTGCGGGCCAAAAGGACCGCTATCAGTCTACCAAATCCCTGCTCCAATCATCCTAGACAAATGAGGGTCCTTGTCAATATGAGTAATGGCTCATCaaagtttcattttcaaccattttttcccctttttgatACCCtgtgctttgttgttttgcccACACCTTTCGTGCATGCAAATCATGTAGAACAGTAGGagaataaaatgaaattgggAACTTTCGACAAACCATTTAACCCGAAACTGAAAGTATGACAGaacaaagttttatttattatggcCAAATGGGTGGGAGGATGGCTGTGTGAGCTCAAAGGCAAATGGTCTTGTAATACATTTGCTCATAGACAACCAGATGTATTTATGGTTGTTTCGGCTTTTTGTCACCCAAAGAGTCAAATGAAAGTTGTGACACATGcaataatttgattttgctCGCAAATAAATCGTAAAGATTGCGAATCAACAAAGTGCAAACAGGGGAAAACAAGTTTTGGGGCCTGCTTTCGatttcgttttcaattttcaacCTGCCCCCGAAGGAAAGGACCTGTTTTTCCGCCCCCACATGTTTGTTGTGGGCGTAATGAGACAAAAGCCACCTCACGCCGCCCCGGGAGCATGTTTTATCGATAATTCGTGAGTGCGACGCAGAAAAATCACCAACCACCCCCGAAACAGAGCCACTCCACTCCATTACGGCCACCCTACCACCCACGCACTCACATCCATTTAGTCTGTATaacaaacaaatgttttttgtaTGTGTCAGGCGCCGGTTTCccttattttccttttcccttttcccattttattattattattatatctctttgttttttttgttatccGAAAATCGGTTTTTGCGGACGCTCAACTGACACGAAACTTCGGAAGAGGACCTACATGTAGATATATTTGGTTATGCACCAAAAGAAAATTCGCCTCTAGGAGGTTAGATATCATATTATCTTAAATCAATGAAAAGTAAATATGTTTCCTTACTTCaagtaaaaagtaaaagcTGCTCGAAAAATAGCGccataattttataatatttttaatacaagtAATAACTTGTAGAACTTTCCATTTCCGGCTGACAAAATGCGTAAAAAGTTTGTGCCCGTGTACTCCAGTTTTTTAGATAGGTTCCGTTTGGGAGGTATTGACAGGAAATTGGAACCGGTGCTCCGGAAGGTGGTGGTGTTTGCCTTCCTTTTCCCAGTTGATTTCTGAGCTGGGTGTCATGTTCGTGTCGAATATGGAGACATGTGCCCCAATAAGCGTCCCATaaagctaaaaataatatgaagtTTATTGCTGTAAATGACAAAACTAAATTTACATACGGAATATGTCTAcacatttgatttatttgtttacccaAGACGACGGGATTCTTTGAATCGATTGATTGGCACTAAGTGGGCCATTAATGGGTTAACATTACACATATGACTCAGATTCGTAGGTAGTGTCTGAAATGTCCTCAGAAGcaggctttta is part of the Drosophila biarmipes strain raj3 chromosome 2R, RU_DBia_V1.1, whole genome shotgun sequence genome and encodes:
- the LOC108022258 gene encoding dynein regulatory complex protein 10 isoform X1; this encodes MDKTAERQVRLEGVERVLKMSQERIKIAMIIPKLLENPEKLKSVLKGTCYEEVLEPIDAMIHHLGKQTGKSKLPHDHTTMRIVDFFLVNHSIHRFFPHLKHNLNERDRQLLAAFHFLLESAHMHLHRSSRSEITKERKLHAIYHQNVDIQKKIKELKASLAFQKVIGKWKTAAKGIYLMKVEEDLANKKWQNNVAIQNEIEKCNRTMRNYHKGSMDRQKELEEELTNARESYEKMTKKNLAEEHELRSEKNKLLLQLQSMLKKYDTSLGEKMRENLVAQDQFLVAKKILDDFMVQFKQEERVYKNIVVKREEEERRIQQQKLVIFMMNRAAAKIQKYWRKWKKDQRKRKRQGKGKGKKGK
- the LOC108022258 gene encoding uncharacterized protein LOC108022258 isoform X2: MDKTAERQVRLEGVERVLKMSQERIKIAMIIPKLLENPEKLKSVLKGTCYEEVLEPIDAMIHHLGKQTGKSKLPHDHTTMRIVDFFLVNHSIHRFFPHLKHNLNERDRQLLAAFHFLLESAHMHLHRSSRSEITKERKLHAIYHQNVDIQKKIKELKASLAFQKVIGKWKTAAKGIYLMKVEEDLANKKWQNNVAIQNEIISIEYWMFLSKRKVKT